The Nitrospirota bacterium genome has a segment encoding these proteins:
- a CDS encoding carbonic anhydrase translates to MKFLKVLSALLMVAVFSGFVFAGSAGDEALQKLMDGNKRYVEGSLGQKDIGDTKRKELLKGQKPFAIVVTCSDSRVAPELLFDQGLGDLFVIRVAGNVVDPIGLGSIEYAAEHLHSPLLVILGHEKCGAVGATIDAKGKPEGNIGAIVKKIQPAAAAAKKKGGSKDEIMEIAIHENVKNVYKDIMKNSSIIRHLADAGKLKIVGGEYMLSTGKVEMVELPAISKAKGH, encoded by the coding sequence ATGAAATTCTTGAAAGTTTTGTCTGCCTTACTTATGGTCGCCGTTTTTTCAGGTTTCGTGTTCGCAGGAAGCGCCGGCGATGAAGCGCTGCAGAAACTGATGGATGGCAACAAGAGATATGTCGAGGGGAGTCTGGGCCAGAAAGACATCGGGGACACTAAGAGGAAGGAATTGCTAAAAGGGCAGAAGCCGTTCGCGATTGTCGTTACGTGCTCGGATTCAAGGGTCGCGCCTGAACTGCTGTTTGACCAGGGGCTTGGCGATCTCTTCGTAATCAGGGTTGCAGGCAATGTTGTTGACCCGATAGGTCTTGGCAGTATTGAATATGCAGCCGAGCACCTTCATTCCCCCCTGCTGGTCATTCTCGGACATGAAAAGTGCGGTGCTGTCGGAGCAACGATCGATGCAAAAGGAAAACCTGAGGGCAACATCGGTGCAATAGTCAAAAAGATACAGCCTGCTGCTGCAGCTGCGAAGAAAAAGGGCGGGTCCAAGGATGAGATCATGGAGATCGCAATCCATGAAAACGTAAAGAACGTATACAAGGACATCATGAAGAACAGCAGCATCATCAGGCATCTCGCCGATGCAGGAAAATTGAAGATCGTCGGCGGTGAATACATGCTCTCGACCGGCAAAGTCGAAATGGTAGAGCTTCCTGCAATTTCCAAGGCGAAAGGTCATTAA
- a CDS encoding 4Fe-4S binding protein encodes MPPNLCIPGGERTCEAVALITGKKAETREPHYARILCKGGWSKSLKKYLYEGVQDCRAVILAGGGDKSCRYGCLGYGTCSRVCPFDAITMTDDHLPYVDIGKCTGCGKCEAACPTRVIEVLPASRQVLVACHSRDTGGDTRKNCQTGCIACGICVKVCPFDAPSVAQHLSGIDSKKCTVCGLCVPSCPTDAISDFIPARPKAFILDNCIGCRICAKVCPANAASGEHKKKHSIDQGKCIGCGICTAKCPVQAIDGTFNASQVFASAAKKKTKAA; translated from the coding sequence ATTCCGCCGAATCTCTGCATACCCGGAGGGGAAAGGACATGTGAAGCAGTCGCCCTCATTACAGGTAAAAAAGCCGAAACAAGGGAACCTCATTATGCGAGAATACTGTGCAAAGGAGGATGGAGCAAATCCCTGAAAAAATACCTCTATGAAGGAGTCCAGGACTGCAGGGCCGTCATCCTCGCAGGAGGCGGTGACAAGTCGTGCAGATACGGCTGCCTGGGGTACGGGACATGTTCAAGGGTATGTCCTTTCGATGCGATCACCATGACGGATGACCATCTCCCCTACGTTGACATAGGGAAATGTACAGGGTGCGGGAAATGCGAGGCAGCATGCCCTACGAGGGTCATTGAGGTACTCCCCGCTTCCCGTCAGGTGCTTGTTGCCTGCCACTCGAGGGACACCGGTGGCGACACCCGAAAAAACTGCCAGACTGGCTGCATCGCGTGCGGCATCTGCGTGAAGGTCTGTCCCTTTGATGCCCCTTCAGTTGCACAGCACCTTTCAGGGATAGACTCGAAAAAATGCACGGTATGCGGGCTCTGCGTGCCCAGTTGCCCTACTGATGCCATCAGTGATTTTATCCCGGCAAGACCGAAGGCATTCATTCTGGACAACTGTATCGGCTGCAGAATCTGCGCAAAAGTCTGCCCGGCAAACGCGGCTTCGGGTGAGCATAAAAAGAAACATTCTATCGATCAGGGCAAATGCATAGGGTGCGGCATATGCACGGCAAAATGTCCTGTTCAGGCGATAGACGGTACCTTTAACGCATCACAGGTATTCGCTTCTGCCGCAAAGAAAAAGACGAAAGCTGCCTAG
- a CDS encoding Rnf-Nqr domain containing protein, which yields MEFSKLFELVVAASLINNFVFTRFLGLCIFFGVSRKMETAVGMSITFTSVMMISAALSWLIFTYVMVPLDITFLKIIIFIGIVAGFVQASDTVMRKISPGLYYKLGIYLALISTNCIILAVPLINAGEKYSFIESLAFAFGSGAGFSLALIIMASIREKLELADVPAPFRGTPIAFIVTGLIALAFTGFSGLIKI from the coding sequence ATGGAATTCTCTAAACTCTTCGAACTCGTCGTCGCTGCTTCACTGATCAACAACTTTGTCTTTACCCGTTTTCTCGGCCTGTGCATTTTTTTCGGCGTTTCGCGGAAAATGGAAACTGCGGTCGGCATGAGCATCACGTTCACTTCCGTCATGATGATAAGCGCCGCGCTGAGCTGGCTTATTTTTACCTACGTTATGGTCCCCCTCGATATCACCTTTCTGAAGATTATCATATTCATTGGCATCGTTGCGGGATTTGTTCAGGCTTCCGATACAGTTATGCGCAAGATCTCGCCCGGTCTTTACTATAAGCTTGGTATTTACCTTGCGCTGATTTCCACCAACTGCATTATTCTCGCGGTCCCGCTTATCAATGCAGGAGAGAAGTACAGTTTTATCGAGAGCCTCGCCTTTGCTTTCGGCTCGGGTGCAGGTTTTTCTCTGGCACTGATAATCATGGCGAGTATCAGGGAAAAACTTGAACTTGCGGATGTCCCGGCGCCTTTCAGGGGAACCCCAATCGCATTTATTGTTACGGGGTTGATCGCACTTGCGTTCACAGGTTTTTCAGGATTAATTAAAATTTAA
- the rsxE gene encoding electron transport complex subunit RsxE, with amino-acid sequence MEKTEATDYAVLIKNGIFRENTIFRLALSLCPSIAVTNNLRNGFLMGFAVLFVQVMVNITISLMRSFIHPRIRLPIYMLIISGWVTVTDMSMAAFAPEAYRQMGLYIQLIVAFASILARAEMFASKNTFMPSMFDGIGMGLGFMFALCIISFFRELLGKGSLWGVEILHAQPLLILVLPAGGFFAVGILMGFFNWISLKYEKRQ; translated from the coding sequence ATGGAAAAGACAGAAGCGACTGATTACGCCGTCCTCATCAAGAACGGAATATTCAGGGAAAACACGATCTTCAGGCTTGCACTCAGCCTATGCCCTTCCATTGCGGTAACAAACAACCTGAGAAACGGTTTCCTGATGGGGTTTGCGGTACTGTTTGTGCAGGTGATGGTCAATATTACCATCTCGCTGATGCGCAGCTTCATACACCCCAGGATACGCCTTCCTATCTATATGCTCATCATCTCAGGATGGGTAACGGTTACAGATATGTCAATGGCCGCTTTCGCACCCGAGGCTTACAGGCAGATGGGGCTGTACATCCAACTGATCGTCGCCTTTGCATCGATACTTGCACGTGCAGAGATGTTTGCGAGCAAGAACACTTTCATGCCTTCCATGTTCGACGGTATCGGCATGGGGCTCGGTTTTATGTTCGCCCTCTGCATTATAAGTTTTTTCAGGGAACTTCTCGGCAAAGGGTCCTTGTGGGGCGTTGAGATCCTCCATGCACAACCCCTTTTGATACTTGTGCTGCCTGCAGGCGGATTTTTTGCCGTCGGCATACTCATGGGATTTTTTAACTGGATAAGTCTGAAATACGAAAAAAGACAATGA
- a CDS encoding RnfABCDGE type electron transport complex subunit G, which translates to MTGKDIWKITLNLVVIYLAGGLILALVYARTSPIIYRNAVLAKEVALKTLVPEADSIEKLGDWTIHQKNAEYFIAKKNGAVIGYVVQSYGKGYSSYIDTLFAVDRDFRVRTISILGHAETPGLGDEIESSSFRSQFSGKDIDHLKVLKKDTSYYIQAISGATISSRAVSEDAVRNGLDFLIKAVTSEGAHGKDRSD; encoded by the coding sequence GTGACAGGAAAGGACATATGGAAGATCACCCTGAACCTGGTAGTCATCTACCTTGCAGGGGGCCTTATCCTTGCCCTGGTGTATGCCAGAACTTCGCCAATCATATACAGGAACGCGGTGCTCGCAAAGGAAGTAGCACTCAAGACGCTCGTACCGGAGGCGGATTCTATCGAAAAACTGGGGGACTGGACTATCCATCAAAAAAATGCGGAGTACTTTATCGCAAAAAAAAATGGCGCAGTAATCGGATACGTCGTCCAGTCCTATGGCAAGGGATATTCAAGCTATATTGACACGCTCTTTGCAGTCGACCGGGATTTCCGGGTCAGAACGATCAGTATTCTCGGACATGCAGAGACTCCCGGCCTGGGGGATGAGATTGAGTCATCAAGCTTCAGAAGCCAGTTTTCCGGCAAGGACATTGACCATTTAAAGGTGTTGAAAAAGGACACTTCTTATTATATACAGGCAATCTCAGGGGCAACCATTTCAAGCAGGGCTGTCTCCGAGGATGCGGTAAGAAATGGCCTGGATTTCCTCATAAAGGCTGTTACAAGTGAAGGTGCTCATGGAAAAGACAGAAGCGACTGA
- a CDS encoding RnfABCDGE type electron transport complex subunit D has protein sequence MELTKHPLFVSVSPHIRSDETTGRIMWTVSIALLPAMIMGAYFFGLRAILTVAVCILASVLSEYLYRKALKKPSTVSDGSAFLTGLLLGLNLPPSVPFYIPVTGSFVAVVITKQLFGGLGYNIFNPALIGRAFLLISFPKLMTVWNAPAASFVSFDAQTSATPLGIMKEEGFSRLIEVFGSQGNLYWQLFIGHRAGSIGETSAAALLAGAAFLFHRGYITWHIPFSFLGSATLLAWIFGGKGSLFTGDPLFHLLSGGMILGAFYMATDYVTSPSVKSGQILFGIGCGFLTMLIRLKGGYPEGVMFAILIMNSFAPLIDSGVKSKVFGTLKK, from the coding sequence GTGGAATTAACAAAACACCCGCTTTTTGTTTCCGTCAGTCCGCACATCCGCAGTGACGAAACAACCGGCAGGATCATGTGGACTGTGTCAATTGCGCTTCTCCCGGCGATGATCATGGGTGCGTATTTCTTCGGATTAAGGGCAATACTTACTGTCGCCGTCTGTATCCTGGCTTCAGTGCTGTCCGAATATCTCTACCGGAAGGCGCTGAAAAAACCTTCAACCGTCAGTGACGGAAGCGCGTTCCTGACAGGACTTTTGCTCGGACTGAACCTGCCTCCCTCGGTTCCCTTCTATATTCCGGTTACGGGGTCGTTTGTCGCCGTTGTTATTACCAAACAACTCTTCGGAGGACTCGGATACAACATATTCAACCCCGCTCTCATCGGAAGGGCTTTCCTGCTGATTTCCTTTCCTAAACTCATGACGGTCTGGAATGCGCCTGCCGCATCCTTTGTATCGTTTGATGCGCAGACGTCTGCGACTCCGCTTGGTATCATGAAAGAAGAAGGTTTTTCAAGGCTTATTGAGGTCTTCGGAAGTCAGGGAAACCTCTACTGGCAGCTTTTCATCGGACACCGGGCAGGATCAATCGGCGAAACTTCTGCGGCCGCGCTTCTGGCCGGTGCGGCATTTCTCTTCCACAGGGGGTATATCACCTGGCATATTCCTTTTTCATTCCTCGGCAGCGCAACACTGCTCGCCTGGATATTCGGCGGCAAAGGTTCTCTTTTTACCGGAGATCCTCTGTTCCACCTTCTGAGCGGCGGTATGATTCTGGGTGCGTTCTATATGGCCACTGATTATGTCACAAGTCCTTCCGTGAAGAGCGGTCAAATTCTTTTCGGCATCGGATGCGGGTTTCTCACCATGCTCATACGCCTGAAGGGAGGCTATCCTGAAGGTGTCATGTTCGCAATTCTCATCATGAACTCTTTTGCGCCGCTCATTGACAGTGGGGTTAAATCAAAAGTATTCGGAACACTTAAGAAATGA
- the rsxC gene encoding electron transport complex subunit RsxC produces the protein MAISLFRGGIHPPDKKELSAHRPITPVTLPPKVVIPLSQHLGAPCKPAVVIDQEVKKGQLIGEATGFVSAPVHSSVSGRVIAIGEFPNAMGRMVMSVVIESDGREEWSILRDNPDYISLSPDQIREKIKDAGIVGMGGAAFPTIVKLSPPKEKPVDTVILNGAECEPYLTGDYRLMIEKPREIIEGLVILMKVLAVSRGFVGIEDNKPEALAAMKKAAGDSRTIEVCALPARYPQGAEKMLIKSITGREVPPRALPMDIKVVVQNVSTSFAVYEAVRYGKPLIERVITVTGEGIAEPKNLMVPVGTLISDLIRECGGLKDEEIKVISGGPMMGFAVSSLDVPVTKGTSGIVVLPEGGFFHAEEFGPCIRCGRCIDVCPMGLMPSMLSIYAEKGFYEGAKEYNLFDCFECGSCAFVCPSKRPIVQLIRLAKSQVKP, from the coding sequence ATGGCTATCTCTCTTTTCAGGGGTGGGATACACCCTCCTGATAAAAAAGAACTTTCTGCTCACAGGCCAATTACTCCTGTTACTCTCCCGCCGAAGGTCGTCATTCCCCTGAGCCAGCATCTGGGAGCACCTTGCAAACCAGCGGTTGTGATCGATCAGGAGGTAAAGAAAGGGCAGTTGATAGGTGAAGCCACCGGTTTTGTGTCAGCACCTGTTCACTCGTCAGTCTCCGGCAGGGTAATCGCAATCGGAGAATTTCCCAATGCTATGGGGAGAATGGTCATGTCTGTTGTTATCGAAAGTGACGGCAGAGAGGAATGGTCCATTCTCAGGGATAATCCGGACTATATAAGTCTCTCTCCCGATCAGATCAGGGAAAAAATAAAGGATGCCGGCATTGTCGGCATGGGAGGTGCGGCATTTCCCACAATAGTAAAGCTGTCTCCGCCGAAGGAAAAACCTGTCGATACCGTGATCCTGAACGGTGCTGAGTGTGAACCGTATTTAACCGGAGATTACAGGCTGATGATCGAAAAGCCCCGGGAAATCATTGAGGGTCTGGTTATTCTGATGAAGGTACTGGCGGTGAGCAGGGGATTTGTAGGGATAGAGGACAATAAACCGGAAGCGCTTGCAGCGATGAAGAAGGCAGCGGGTGATTCCCGCACTATCGAAGTGTGTGCCCTTCCCGCAAGGTACCCTCAGGGTGCGGAAAAGATGCTCATTAAGTCGATAACCGGCAGGGAGGTGCCACCAAGAGCGCTCCCCATGGATATTAAGGTCGTGGTACAGAACGTCAGCACATCCTTTGCCGTTTATGAAGCAGTTAGGTACGGCAAACCTCTGATAGAAAGGGTAATCACCGTAACAGGAGAAGGCATCGCAGAGCCAAAAAACCTTATGGTCCCGGTGGGGACTCTGATATCAGACCTTATTCGAGAATGCGGGGGACTAAAGGATGAAGAGATAAAGGTCATCTCAGGAGGTCCCATGATGGGATTTGCAGTTTCTTCCCTCGATGTCCCCGTAACAAAAGGCACTTCAGGAATTGTTGTGTTACCGGAGGGAGGGTTCTTTCACGCTGAGGAATTCGGACCCTGCATTCGGTGCGGGAGATGCATTGATGTGTGCCCGATGGGTCTGATGCCCTCGATGCTCAGTATCTATGCAGAAAAGGGCTTCTATGAAGGTGCAAAGGAATATAACCTCTTTGATTGCTTTGAGTGTGGCTCATGTGCGTTCGTGTGCCCTTCTAAACGGCCTATCGTGCAGCTGATAAGGCTTGCGAAATCACAGGTAAAACCATAG
- the hemH gene encoding ferrochelatase has translation MEGTNNAMPRHRHASANEIRNAHRSDVTADSGNITGVILLNLGGPDSLRAVKPFLFNLFSDRQIIRLGPSFMQIPLAWLISTIRSYKTRELYRMIGGKSPILSITTGQAEALEKSLNQPAFSDQHSPSPAHTFRVYTGMRYWHPFIEDVVSLMYKDGIRRIIALSLYPQYSVTTSGSSISRFTQVVSGYQTEYSCISSWHEHPLYIQALAEVIEKGIQSFTKDAGSDGDVSRDTVHVLFSAHSLPQKIIDEGDPYQYQTEETIRKITELIPLQWHLSYQSKSGPVKWLEPFTDAKLEELASKGIKNILIVPISFVSDHIETLYEIDILFKKHSLKLGINLKRADSLNVHPVFINALRELVMQSMRESGW, from the coding sequence ATGGAAGGAACAAATAATGCTATGCCACGCCACCGTCACGCATCGGCAAATGAGATCCGAAACGCACACAGAAGTGATGTAACCGCGGATTCCGGCAATATCACAGGGGTTATCCTGCTCAATCTCGGGGGACCTGATTCCCTTCGCGCAGTAAAACCCTTTCTGTTTAACCTGTTCTCCGACAGGCAGATCATCAGGCTTGGCCCCTCTTTCATGCAGATTCCGCTTGCCTGGCTGATATCCACCATCAGATCATATAAGACCAGGGAATTGTACCGCATGATCGGAGGAAAGTCGCCGATTCTCTCCATCACCACCGGCCAGGCAGAGGCGCTCGAAAAATCACTCAATCAGCCGGCATTTAGTGATCAGCACTCCCCCTCCCCCGCACATACTTTCAGAGTCTACACCGGTATGCGTTACTGGCACCCGTTCATAGAAGACGTCGTTTCGCTGATGTATAAAGACGGGATAAGGAGAATAATCGCCCTGAGCCTGTATCCCCAGTATTCAGTTACCACGTCAGGCTCGTCAATTTCAAGGTTCACCCAGGTTGTATCTGGCTATCAGACCGAATACTCCTGCATATCATCATGGCACGAACACCCTTTGTACATCCAGGCGCTTGCAGAGGTAATAGAAAAAGGTATTCAGTCGTTTACCAAGGATGCGGGCAGCGACGGCGATGTTTCCCGCGATACTGTCCATGTCCTTTTCAGTGCACACAGCCTTCCCCAGAAAATCATCGACGAAGGAGATCCGTACCAATACCAGACTGAAGAAACGATACGGAAAATCACAGAACTGATTCCACTGCAGTGGCACCTGAGTTATCAGTCGAAGAGCGGTCCGGTAAAGTGGCTTGAACCTTTCACAGATGCAAAACTTGAAGAACTTGCATCGAAAGGCATAAAAAATATCCTTATTGTACCGATAAGTTTCGTTTCAGATCACATAGAGACACTCTATGAAATAGATATTCTTTTCAAAAAACATTCTCTCAAACTCGGGATCAATCTCAAAAGGGCTGACTCGCTCAATGTGCACCCCGTTTTTATCAATGCCCTGCGGGAACTCGTGATGCAGAGCATGAGAGAATCCGGCTGGTAA
- the hemE gene encoding uroporphyrinogen decarboxylase: MNDVFLRACRGEEVEYTPVWLMRQAGRYLPEYQAVRSQVDFLTLCKNPELAAKVTLQPVDILGVDAAILFSDILIPLEAMGMRLEFTDKEGPVLSEPVRNKAAVDRLLIPDPEDDMPFVFDTIKLLRQELAHKVPLIGFSGAPFTLATYMIEGGTSKNFLHTKKLMFQYDIVFSYLMEKLTDTVISYLSAQVRAGAQAVQLFDTWAGILTPVDYRQFVLPYVKKAISELKKEGVPVIYFVNDCAGILHEIKKLNADVTGIDWRIDISDAIKKLGKKSVIQGNLDPCALFLPRETLEDRVKDILWKGEFTRGHIFNLGHGILPQTPVESVIAMVEAVHTYGRNK, encoded by the coding sequence ATGAACGATGTATTTCTAAGGGCATGCCGCGGCGAAGAGGTTGAGTATACCCCTGTCTGGCTTATGCGACAGGCAGGGAGATATCTGCCGGAATACCAGGCAGTCCGTTCACAAGTAGATTTCCTCACTCTCTGCAAAAACCCTGAGCTCGCTGCCAAGGTAACACTTCAGCCGGTTGATATCCTCGGGGTCGATGCAGCCATCCTTTTTTCTGATATCCTTATTCCCCTTGAAGCCATGGGAATGCGGCTTGAATTCACCGACAAGGAAGGACCTGTCCTGAGTGAACCTGTACGGAACAAGGCCGCCGTCGATAGGCTGCTCATTCCTGACCCGGAAGACGACATGCCGTTCGTCTTCGATACCATAAAGCTCCTGAGGCAGGAGCTTGCGCACAAGGTTCCTTTAATAGGCTTCTCAGGCGCCCCTTTCACGCTCGCGACCTACATGATCGAGGGCGGGACATCAAAGAATTTCCTCCATACCAAAAAGCTGATGTTCCAGTACGACATAGTGTTCAGCTATCTCATGGAAAAGCTGACCGATACCGTAATCTCCTATCTTTCCGCACAGGTCAGAGCCGGTGCCCAGGCCGTGCAGCTCTTTGACACATGGGCGGGGATACTGACACCTGTTGATTACCGGCAGTTTGTGCTTCCCTATGTAAAAAAAGCCATATCTGAACTGAAAAAGGAGGGAGTTCCCGTAATCTATTTTGTGAACGATTGTGCCGGCATTCTCCATGAGATCAAGAAGCTGAATGCGGATGTCACAGGAATCGACTGGAGAATCGACATATCTGACGCGATCAAGAAACTCGGGAAAAAATCGGTTATTCAGGGAAACCTTGACCCCTGTGCACTCTTTCTCCCCAGAGAAACACTTGAAGACAGAGTGAAAGATATCCTCTGGAAGGGAGAATTCACCAGAGGGCATATCTTCAATCTCGGGCACGGCATTCTGCCCCAAACCCCTGTAGAAAGTGTAATCGCAATGGTAGAGGCAGTGCATACGTATGGAAGGAACAAATAA
- a CDS encoding radical SAM protein — MEFSPKWIAWEITRRCNLRCVHCRSSSELEVNSHPDFSTEEACRIIDDIAEYAKPVMVLSGGEPLMRNDVFDIARYGTDKGLRMCLATNGTLVTGEVCRKIKDSGIRIVSLSLDGSSDAVHDEFRSQKGAFDGTLRAAKLFREHGIEFIINSSFTKRNQEEIPKVYSLAKELGATAWYLFMIVPTGRGEEIMSELISKEDYENILEWHYQMEKGEKDLLVRPTCAPHYYRIVLQKSKEEGSGFQRRTLKFSTGGSKGCIAGQLIALIDVDGNVLPCSYFPRPAGNIRTQSFKDIWENSELFRELRDFKKYRGKCGSCEYITVCGGCRARAYAVHGDYLEEEPFCGYTPVKLKRKTKKEG, encoded by the coding sequence ATGGAATTCAGTCCGAAGTGGATCGCGTGGGAAATCACGAGGAGATGTAATCTGCGGTGTGTGCACTGCCGTTCGTCATCGGAACTCGAGGTAAATTCCCATCCCGATTTTTCCACGGAAGAGGCTTGCAGGATCATTGATGACATTGCAGAATATGCGAAACCTGTTATGGTTCTCTCGGGTGGGGAACCGCTCATGAGAAATGACGTGTTCGATATTGCCCGATACGGTACAGACAAGGGACTGCGGATGTGTCTTGCGACAAACGGCACCCTTGTGACCGGGGAAGTATGCAGAAAGATAAAGGATTCCGGCATCAGGATAGTGTCTCTCAGCCTTGACGGTTCTTCGGATGCAGTCCATGACGAATTCAGGAGTCAGAAAGGCGCCTTTGACGGTACCTTACGGGCTGCAAAACTCTTCAGGGAGCACGGCATAGAGTTTATCATCAACTCGTCCTTTACGAAGCGCAACCAGGAAGAGATCCCGAAAGTCTACTCGCTGGCAAAAGAACTCGGCGCTACCGCATGGTATCTGTTCATGATCGTTCCTACCGGGAGGGGCGAAGAGATCATGAGCGAGCTCATTTCAAAGGAGGATTACGAAAACATCCTCGAGTGGCATTACCAGATGGAAAAAGGGGAAAAAGATCTGCTCGTCCGGCCTACCTGCGCACCGCATTATTACAGAATCGTCCTTCAGAAGTCGAAGGAGGAAGGTTCCGGTTTTCAGAGAAGGACGCTGAAGTTCTCCACCGGCGGCTCAAAGGGATGTATTGCCGGGCAGCTCATCGCGCTCATCGACGTGGATGGCAATGTGCTGCCCTGCAGCTATTTCCCGAGACCCGCAGGCAATATAAGAACACAGTCCTTTAAGGATATCTGGGAGAATTCCGAACTTTTCAGGGAGCTTCGCGATTTCAAAAAATACAGGGGCAAATGCGGCTCATGCGAATATATCACCGTCTGCGGTGGGTGCAGGGCACGGGCATACGCGGTACATGGCGATTATCTTGAAGAAGAACCGTTCTGCGGGTATACACCGGTCAAACTGAAGCGTAAAACAAAAAAGGAGGGATAG
- the hflX gene encoding GTPase HflX: MIVGDAKSILIPLLDDYPLGRKALRGLRLVHTHLKEEPLTQDDLADLALLRLDLIASIGVRDGFPGNICVAHLLPEGTKQFELLQSQNFHTFEFVFSGFIRSLEDEMERSRVFSPDDKREKAILVSVSTDPRYAQEDSLEELKELARSSNVLVLDAVSQRPKKINPRYLLGEGKMKDLVINALSKGATMLIFDQELSPSQVMAISELTELKVIDRSQLILDVFARRAHSRDGKVQVELAQLKYRLPRLTGKGTAMSRLMGGIGGRGPGEMKLEIDRRRVRDRIGILESELKSLAKARQQRKHRRVATGIPIVSIIGYTNAGKSTLLNSLTKSSVFVEDKLFATLDTASRRLRFPREKDVLVTDTVGFIRDIPKDLMAAFSATLEELEDADLLLHLVDVSNARFEQHITSVENILGELHLEHKQRILVFNKTDRIAGEESKNIAMRYKAIMISALDPRTFDPLLRSIEEAIWTEKLAEAVI, encoded by the coding sequence GTGATTGTAGGAGATGCAAAAAGCATACTCATACCCTTACTTGATGACTATCCGCTTGGAAGAAAGGCACTGCGAGGCCTCAGACTCGTTCATACCCATTTAAAAGAAGAACCCCTTACCCAGGATGACCTTGCAGACCTCGCACTGCTCAGGCTGGACCTGATCGCTTCGATAGGCGTCAGAGATGGCTTTCCGGGGAATATCTGTGTGGCGCACCTGCTGCCGGAAGGCACGAAACAATTTGAGCTTCTTCAATCACAGAATTTCCATACATTTGAGTTTGTATTTTCTGGTTTTATCCGTTCGCTCGAAGACGAGATGGAGAGGTCCAGGGTCTTCAGCCCGGATGACAAGCGTGAAAAGGCGATACTCGTCAGTGTATCGACAGACCCCCGCTATGCGCAGGAAGATTCTCTTGAAGAACTGAAAGAACTTGCACGGTCGAGCAATGTACTCGTCCTGGACGCTGTCAGCCAGAGGCCGAAAAAAATCAACCCGAGATATCTCTTGGGTGAAGGCAAAATGAAAGACCTTGTAATCAACGCACTGAGCAAAGGAGCTACGATGCTGATATTCGATCAGGAACTGAGTCCTTCCCAGGTAATGGCGATCAGCGAACTTACAGAACTGAAGGTTATCGACCGGTCTCAGCTCATTCTGGATGTTTTTGCCAGGCGCGCACACAGTCGTGACGGAAAAGTGCAGGTGGAGCTTGCCCAGCTGAAATACCGGCTTCCGAGGCTGACAGGAAAAGGTACCGCAATGTCACGCCTTATGGGCGGCATCGGCGGGAGGGGTCCAGGTGAGATGAAACTTGAAATTGACAGAAGGCGCGTAAGAGACCGGATAGGCATTCTCGAGAGTGAACTCAAGTCACTGGCCAAGGCAAGACAACAGAGAAAACACAGGAGAGTGGCAACGGGCATTCCGATTGTCTCGATAATCGGCTATACGAATGCCGGCAAATCAACTCTGCTGAACTCTCTTACGAAAAGTTCAGTGTTTGTTGAGGACAAGCTTTTTGCAACACTCGACACGGCAAGCAGGAGGCTCCGTTTCCCGAGGGAAAAAGATGTTCTGGTTACTGATACAGTCGGATTCATCCGCGATATCCCGAAAGACCTCATGGCCGCATTCAGCGCGACTCTCGAAGAACTCGAGGATGCCGATCTGCTCCTGCATCTTGTGGATGTGTCAAATGCCCGCTTTGAACAGCATATCACTTCTGTTGAGAATATCCTCGGGGAACTGCATCTGGAACACAAGCAAAGAATTCTCGTCTTCAACAAAACGGACAGGATAGCCGGGGAAGAATCAAAGAATATCGCCATGAGATACAAGGCGATAATGATTTCAGCGCTCGACCCCCGGACCTTTGACCCGCTCCTGAGGTCCATAGAGGAAGCCATATGGACAGAAAAACTGGCAGAAGCCGTGATATGA